A part of Acropora palmata chromosome 8, jaAcrPala1.3, whole genome shotgun sequence genomic DNA contains:
- the LOC141890767 gene encoding uncharacterized protein LOC141890767, translated as MAVCLSGLTGPAAFDTVGEPATLWQRWRIWKDEFELFVTASGIDDPKQQRALLLHLAGPGVREIFRTIPEEMKGDAKDYKKAMESLNDYFKLKKNIPKARQNFLGATRAPGERINNFVTRLSSLAEHCEYGEEKDNMTRDQVLTHIKDKHLKSKLYRSENLTLSKLLEVVNQYHDKDALILVQPEDQINRVQLAEKQTTSQMKFQGRCWNCNKIGHQAKDCRCSRDHVCEFCGRLGHFAVCCRYQQEHASNTTHPTNHGRTRPPQARKQERREKVHAVTQQADGEDSRDDAFYVFTASTSECFETLELCINDKIVNVIVDSGASCNLMSEHVFHSLTGGKAPLAGCDKHVYAYTHSKPLDLKGSCMLRVTVPQTKISAVAEFYIVPGQAATLLGRKTSETLAILKVGINVNNCNANIDHAQPPDKKAALRVQFLKIFEGLGKLKGYQLKLHQDDSIPPVAQPLRRIPFSRRQKVTAKLKQLEELGVIEKVNGPISWINPLVAVEKPNGDIRICLDMRQANRAILREKHPVPTVEETLQEISEAKVFSKLDLNMAFHQIELHPDSRDITTFAAPNGLYRYKRLLFGVNMATEKFQQLIWQIL; from the coding sequence ATGGCCGTCTGTTTAAGTGGACTAACTGGTCCTGCGGCGTTTGACACAGTTGGCGAGCCTGCCACTCTTTGGCAGCGTTGGCGAATTTGGAAGGATGAATTCGAACTTTTCGTGACAGCATCAGGCATCGACGACCCGAAACAGCAACGAGCCCTTCTTCTACACCTAGCAGGGCCGGGTGTCAGAGAAATCTTCCGTACCATTCCTGAGGAAATGAAGGGCGACGCTAAAGACTACAAGAAAGCGATGGAGTCGCTCAACgattatttcaaattgaagaAGAACATCCCAAAGGCGCGACAAAATTTTCTAGGAGCAACGCGTGCACCAGGTGAGCGAATAAATAACTTTGTAACCAGACTTAGCAGCTTAGCTGAACATTGCGAATATGGAGAAGAGAAAGACAATATGACGAGGGACCAAGTGCTAACACATATCAAGGACAAACACTTGAAGTCTAAATTATATCGGTCCGAGAACTTAACCTTATCCAAGCTGTTAGAAGTAGTAAACCAGTATCATGATAAGGATGCCCTGATCCTTGTACAGCCCGAAGACCAAATCAACAGAGTGCAGCTTGCTGAGAAACAAACTACTTCCCAAATGAAATTCCAAGGCAGATGTTGGAATTGTAACAAAATCGGGCACCAGGCCAAGGACTGTCGGTGCTCGCGTGACCATGTTTGCGAGTTCTGTGGCAGACTAGGCCATTTTGCTGTTTGTTGCCGATACCAACAAGAACATGCTAGCAACACCACCCACCCCACCAATCATGGGAGAACCCGCCCTCCGCAGGCCAGGAAACAGGAGAGACGAGAGAAAGTGCATGCCGTCACCCAACAAGCGGATGGCGAGGACTCAAGGGATGATGCATTCTACGTGTTTACTGCCTCCACTAGTGAATGCTTTGAAACATTAGAACTGTGTATAAATGATAAGATAgttaatgttattgttgattCAGGCGCCAGTTGTAATCTCATGTCAGAGCATGTGTTTCATTCCCTAACCGGGGGAAAGGCACCCTTAGCAGGGTGTGATAAACATGTGTATGCATACACACACTCGAAACCGCTAGATCTGAAGGGAAGCTGCATGTTAAGAGTCACTGTACCGCAGACCAAAATATCAGCCGTTGCAGAATTTTATATAGTCCCAGGGCAGGCTGCAACTCTGCTAGGTCGTAAAACGTCAGAGACGCTTGCAATCCTTAAGGTTGGAATTAATGTTAACAACTGCAATGCAAACATTGACCATGCCCAACCTCCAGACAAGAAAGCTGCTCTTAGGGTtcaatttctcaaaatttttgAGGGCCTGGGCAAACTAAAGGGGTATCAACTAAAGTTACACCAGGATGACAGTATCCCACCTGTGGCACAACCCCTTCGCCGAATACCATTTAGCAGGAGACAAAAAGTGACGGCAAAGTTGAAGCAGTTAGAAGAACTGGGTGTCATTGAGAAAGTCAATGGGCCCATCAGCTGGATCAACCCACTTGTCGCTGTAGAGAAGCCCAACGGAGACATTCGCATTTGTTTGGATATGAGACAGGCGAATCGTGCAATCCTCAGGGAAAAGCACCCCGTCCCTACTGTGGAAGAAACATTACAGGAGATTTCAGAAGCAAAAGTTTTCAGCAAACTCGACCTAAACATGGCGTTTCATCAAATAGAGCTCCACCCTGACTCGCGTGACATAACCACGTTCGCAGCCCCGAATGGCCTGTATCGATACAAGCGGCTTTTGTTTGGGGTCAACATGGCAACAGAAAAATTTCAGCAGCTAATATGGCAAATCCTGTAG